One part of the Streptomyces sp. NBC_00286 genome encodes these proteins:
- a CDS encoding phosphomannomutase/phosphoglucomutase has product MAADLSQIVKAYDVRGVVPDQWDTPLAELFGAAFAQVTAASAIVVGHDMRPSSPGLSRAFARGAAAHGVDVTEIGLCSTDQLYYASGALGLPGAMFTASHNPAQYNGIKMCRAGAAPVGQDTGLAEIRELVETWADSSAPEPAATQGTITQRDTLDDYAAYLRSLVDLTPIRPLKVVVDAGNGMGGHTVPTVFAGLPLTLVPMYFELDGTFPNHEANPLDPANIVDLQKRVREEDADLGIAFDGDADRCFVVDEHGDPITPSAITALVASRELAKHGGKGTVIHNLITSWSVPEVVRENGGTPVRTRVGHSFIKAEMARTGAIFGGEHSAHYYFADFWNADTGMLAALHVLAALGGQEGPLSGLVAQYDRYTGSGEINSTVDDQKARLAAIKTAYEGREGVTLDELDGLTVTAADWWFNVRPSNTEPLLRLNAEARDEATMTKVRDEALTIIRG; this is encoded by the coding sequence GTGGCTGCTGATCTGTCGCAGATCGTGAAGGCGTATGACGTACGCGGGGTGGTTCCGGACCAGTGGGACACGCCGCTGGCCGAGCTGTTCGGTGCGGCCTTCGCGCAGGTGACGGCCGCGAGCGCGATCGTGGTCGGGCACGACATGCGACCCTCGTCGCCGGGCCTGTCGCGGGCCTTCGCGCGCGGGGCGGCGGCGCACGGTGTCGACGTGACCGAGATCGGACTGTGCTCGACGGACCAGCTGTACTACGCGTCGGGGGCGCTGGGCCTGCCGGGCGCGATGTTCACGGCCTCGCACAACCCCGCGCAGTACAACGGCATCAAGATGTGCCGGGCGGGTGCCGCCCCGGTCGGCCAGGACACCGGCCTCGCCGAGATCCGCGAACTCGTCGAGACCTGGGCGGACTCCAGCGCCCCGGAGCCGGCGGCCACGCAGGGCACGATCACGCAGCGCGACACGTTGGATGACTACGCGGCGTACCTCCGCTCCCTCGTCGACCTGACCCCCATCCGTCCCCTGAAGGTCGTCGTCGACGCGGGCAACGGCATGGGCGGCCATACGGTCCCCACAGTCTTCGCCGGCCTGCCCCTCACCCTCGTCCCGATGTACTTCGAACTGGACGGCACGTTCCCGAACCACGAGGCCAACCCGCTGGATCCGGCGAACATCGTCGACCTTCAGAAGCGCGTACGCGAAGAGGACGCCGACCTAGGCATCGCCTTCGACGGTGACGCCGACCGCTGCTTCGTGGTCGACGAGCACGGCGACCCGATCACGCCGTCCGCGATCACCGCCCTGGTCGCCTCCCGCGAGCTGGCCAAGCACGGCGGCAAGGGCACCGTCATCCACAACCTGATCACGTCGTGGTCGGTACCGGAAGTGGTCCGGGAGAACGGCGGCACGCCGGTACGCACGCGCGTGGGCCACTCCTTCATAAAGGCCGAGATGGCCAGGACCGGCGCCATCTTCGGCGGCGAGCACTCCGCGCACTACTACTTCGCCGACTTCTGGAACGCGGACACGGGCATGCTCGCCGCCCTCCACGTCCTCGCGGCCCTCGGCGGCCAGGAGGGCCCCCTGTCCGGCCTGGTCGCCCAGTACGACCGCTACACCGGCTCCGGCGAGATCAACTCCACGGTCGACGATCAGAAGGCCCGCCTCGCCGCGATCAAGACCGCGTACGAGGGCCGAGAGGGCGTCACCCTCGACGAACTCGACGGCCTGACGGTCACCGCCGCCGACTGGTGGTTCAACGTCCGCCCCTCCAACACAGAACCCCTCCTCCGCCTGAACGCAGAGGCCCGCGACGAGGCAACGATGACAAAGGTACGAGACGAGGCGCTAACGATCATCAGAGGCTGA